TGACCTTCCTACTGGACAAACTGGTCCCTGCCGCAGTGCATTATGACAGTTCTGAGCCCGTGGATATGATGGAAGGGAAAATGATATCTCTGATTTCAGAGAATTATCTGCAGACGTATCACACATACGCCAAAGGAAAGTCAGAACAGGAAAGACTGTACTTAAGACTGCTCCTTGTGACAGACTTTGTGAGCGGCATGACGGATAGTTATGCAAAAAATCTGTATCAGGAGCTGAATGGGATACAGTAAGTGGGGGGATATGCCATGATAAAAAAGCATTTAACCGGTTTTTATACGGCAATGTTACTGCTTTCGATGTTTACGCTGGCGTATGGGGGCGCAACGCAGGGTTTTTTTCTGTCCAACTTTATCGAAAAATACAATCTGACAGCATCTTCGCAGGGACTGCCCCTGATGCTGCAGAATGCTTTTTCGGTTGCCGCTATTATCCTGATGATGCTTATGGCGGGCAGAATCAAAAAGCATACTGCGGTGCTGACAGCATTGCTGTTTTCCTGTACTGCCATGCTCGGACTTTCCCTTGTTCCGCCTTTTGCAGTGATGTCTCTGCTGTACGGTCTGTTCGGGATTGCAATGGGGATACAGGATACTGCCGGCGGCGCCCTGATGGTTGATATCCATCCGGAGTCGCCGGTGCGCCTGAACGATATGCATTTCCTGTTTGGCATCGGCAATATCACCGCACCGTTGGTATTTCAATTTCTGGTCTCGGAGGGCGTGCTCTGGAATCATGTGTTTTTATTCGTTTTCGCCGTGCAGGCGGTTCTGGCGGCTGTCTTCCTGCTGGTTGTAAAGGCAGGTGCTCCCGGAACAAAAAGCGATGCAGAAACAGAAAACACAGGCATCAATATCAAACGGATCGCCGCTTTTCTGAAGGCCGACGGCAACATTTTTCTGTTCTTTGCGATGTTTTTTTACTGTGCGCATCAGATGGGGATCGCGGCATGGATCCGGCGTTTCTTTGAAGTGGAGATGGGCAGCGGGGTACTGGGCACCGCGGCGCTATCCGCCTTTTGGGTGGGGACGGCGATCAGCAGGATACTCCTGCCAAGACTGGGTGTCAGGCCGCAGAAGCAGCTGGCATACGGCAGTGCACTGGCGGCAATTGCAATGCTTACCGGCATCCTGCTTAAAAATCCGTTCATCATGGTCGCCTGTATGGCAGTGACCGGCTTCGCCGGGGGCAATACGATACCACATGTCACATATCTCAGCTGCGAAAGGCTGAAATCAAACACACTGGTCGCGACCACAATACTGTTCATCGGAATGTATATTGGCGGCAGTATGGTATCACCGGTCATCGGCAGCGTCAGCGCAAGGTTTTCTCTGGAGATCGGGATATTTATCCCCGCGGCGGCGGCTGTTTTCGTGGCGGCGGCAGGCTTTGGATTTCTGGCGCATTACAAGAACAGGACGCATTGACCGACGGAAAGTTATCGTAAAAATATACCAACAAGAAAAAATTGTGTATGGTTCTTGTAAAACTACATAGAATAAGGTATAATCTAAATATAGAAAACAGTTTGTGGTTTCCTGGAATGTTCGACAACCCTATTAATTTTGAACCTACATTATCTTAAACGGGAATCCTATATCACTGATCGGATGTCAGACCTCTCGTTGTGGTAGGCAGAAGACCAGCTGCGGATACCCACCTAGCCGAGTGCTAGGACTCAAAATATAGGACCGGCATCCCGGGACCACAAAAGATAAAGAAAGAGAGTCATTTTCATGACTCTCTTTTCATGCAAGAGGCAGGTTATCCTGTATGAAAAAGAATAAGATTGGATTTTTGAAAAAATTGAAAAATTTTGCGAATCTCATATTTGGGTTTACAGACCGGGCGACGAGGGATCACATCAGCGCGTATGCTGCACAGTGTTCCTATTTTATTCTGCTCTCGTTTATTCCCTTTATTCTTCTGCTGATGACATCTGTACGATATACACCGCTGACACAGAATATGATACTGGAAGCTGTTGTTCAGATTGTTCCGGAAGACTTTCAGAGCTTTGTCAAACAGATTATCCTGGAGGTTTACTCCAAATCACTGGCAGTTGTCCCTCTTACGGCGATCATCACACTCTGGACTGCCGGGAAAGGGATGCAGGGACTCACGAATGGACTGAACTCTGTCTATCAGGTATTTGAGACGAGAAATTACGTACTGGCACGCATTCGGTCGGCGGCGTATACATTGCTCTTTATCGCAGTGATCATCCTGACCCTGATCGTGCTGGTTTTTGGTAACAGCATACAGGAGGCGCTGTCCGTAAGCTATCCTCTGATCGGAGAGATCGCAAAAAGCATTTTACAGATGCGGACAGGAGTTTCGCTGGCAGTGCTGTCTGTGGCTTTTCTGCTGATGTATAAGTTTCTTCCCAACAGAAAGGCGACACTGAAAAGTCAGCTGCCGGGAGCTGTCATATCCGCAGTCGCATGGTCTGTATTTTCTCTGATTTTCTCCATATATCTGGAGTATTTCAATGTATCAAATATGTATGGAAGCCTGACCACTCTTATCATGAT
The Ruminococcus gauvreauii genome window above contains:
- a CDS encoding MFS transporter, coding for MIKKHLTGFYTAMLLLSMFTLAYGGATQGFFLSNFIEKYNLTASSQGLPLMLQNAFSVAAIILMMLMAGRIKKHTAVLTALLFSCTAMLGLSLVPPFAVMSLLYGLFGIAMGIQDTAGGALMVDIHPESPVRLNDMHFLFGIGNITAPLVFQFLVSEGVLWNHVFLFVFAVQAVLAAVFLLVVKAGAPGTKSDAETENTGINIKRIAAFLKADGNIFLFFAMFFYCAHQMGIAAWIRRFFEVEMGSGVLGTAALSAFWVGTAISRILLPRLGVRPQKQLAYGSALAAIAMLTGILLKNPFIMVACMAVTGFAGGNTIPHVTYLSCERLKSNTLVATTILFIGMYIGGSMVSPVIGSVSARFSLEIGIFIPAAAAVFVAAAGFGFLAHYKNRTH
- a CDS encoding YihY/virulence factor BrkB family protein, whose protein sequence is MKKNKIGFLKKLKNFANLIFGFTDRATRDHISAYAAQCSYFILLSFIPFILLLMTSVRYTPLTQNMILEAVVQIVPEDFQSFVKQIILEVYSKSLAVVPLTAIITLWTAGKGMQGLTNGLNSVYQVFETRNYVLARIRSAAYTLLFIAVIILTLIVLVFGNSIQEALSVSYPLIGEIAKSILQMRTGVSLAVLSVAFLLMYKFLPNRKATLKSQLPGAVISAVAWSVFSLIFSIYLEYFNVSNMYGSLTTLIMIMLWVYFCMFIVLLGAEINAYFEDKFRKLQQTAVEHLYMELRSFSSSDEDDEHEHEGDEDEDDKENLKKK